The proteins below are encoded in one region of Tolumonas auensis DSM 9187:
- the leuD gene encoding 3-isopropylmalate dehydratase small subunit: protein MQEFKQHTGLAVPLDSANVDTDQIIPKQFLQRVSKLGFGQNLFHDWRFLDEAGTQPNPEFVLNFPRYKGASILLARENFGNGSSREHAPWALADYGLKAVIAPSFADIFYGNSLNNGLLVVRLKDDEVDALFKLVEANEGQNITVDLEAKEVRAADYCFKFEIDDFRRYCIMNGLDNIGLTLQHADAIDAYEAKQPVWL, encoded by the coding sequence ATGCAAGAGTTTAAACAACATACCGGTCTGGCTGTACCTCTCGACAGTGCCAACGTTGATACTGACCAGATCATTCCGAAACAGTTTTTACAACGCGTTTCCAAACTGGGTTTTGGTCAGAATCTGTTTCACGACTGGCGTTTTCTGGATGAGGCTGGCACTCAGCCAAACCCGGAATTCGTGCTGAACTTTCCGCGCTACAAGGGTGCTTCCATCCTGCTGGCTCGTGAAAACTTCGGTAACGGTTCGAGCCGTGAACATGCGCCATGGGCGCTGGCGGATTACGGTCTGAAAGCGGTGATCGCACCAAGTTTTGCTGACATTTTCTACGGCAACTCACTGAACAACGGTCTGCTGGTTGTGCGTCTGAAAGACGACGAAGTGGATGCACTGTTCAAGCTGGTGGAAGCCAACGAAGGTCAGAACATCACAGTGGATCTGGAAGCCAAAGAAGTACGCGCTGCCGATTACTGCTTCAAGTTTGAAATCGATGACTTCCGCCGTTACTGCATCATGAATGGTCTGGATAACATCGGTCTGACGCTGCAACACGCTGATGCGATTGATGCCTATGAAGCAAAACAACCGGTCTGGTTGTAA
- the leuC gene encoding 3-isopropylmalate dehydratase large subunit: MAKTLYQKVFEAHVVYEAAGETPIIYIDRHLVHEVTSPQAFDGLREKGRKVRRTDRTWATMDHNVSTTSNDINASGEMARVQMQTLMKNTDDFGVPLYGLNHKWQGIVHVMGPEIGLTLPGTTIVCGDSHTATHGAFGALAFGIGTSEVEHVLATQTLKQSRAKTMKIEVTGKVGPGVTAKDIVLAIIGKTGTAGGTGYVVEFCGTAIQALTMEERMTVCNMAIELGAKAGMVAADQTTFDYLKGRPFAPKGADWDAAVEYWSTLKTDAGAKFDAELVLDGAAIEPQVTWGTNPGQVISINTPIPAPEDFADPVARSSAQKALEYMALTAGQKLSDVKIDKAFIGSCTNGRIEDIRAAAAVAKGRKVAPGVQALVVPGSQQVKAQAEAEGLDKILTEAGFEWRLPGCSMCLAMNNDRLEPGERCAATSNRNFEGRQGRGGRTHLVSPAMAAAAAITGHFVDVREL, from the coding sequence ATGGCTAAGACGCTTTATCAGAAAGTATTTGAAGCGCATGTGGTGTATGAAGCCGCAGGCGAAACTCCGATCATTTATATCGATCGTCATCTGGTGCATGAAGTAACCAGCCCGCAGGCGTTTGATGGTCTGCGTGAAAAAGGCCGTAAAGTCCGTCGTACTGACCGTACCTGGGCGACCATGGATCACAACGTATCGACCACCAGCAACGACATCAACGCTTCCGGCGAGATGGCGCGTGTGCAGATGCAGACCCTGATGAAAAACACCGACGATTTCGGTGTGCCTTTGTATGGTCTGAACCACAAGTGGCAAGGTATCGTGCACGTCATGGGCCCGGAAATCGGCCTGACACTGCCGGGTACCACCATCGTTTGTGGTGACTCCCACACTGCGACTCACGGTGCATTTGGTGCGCTGGCGTTCGGTATCGGTACTTCTGAAGTTGAGCACGTATTGGCAACTCAGACACTGAAACAGAGCCGCGCCAAAACGATGAAAATCGAAGTGACCGGTAAAGTTGGTCCGGGTGTGACTGCGAAAGACATCGTACTGGCCATTATCGGTAAAACCGGCACTGCCGGTGGTACTGGTTACGTAGTTGAATTCTGTGGTACTGCCATTCAGGCACTGACCATGGAAGAACGTATGACCGTCTGTAACATGGCGATCGAACTGGGTGCCAAAGCCGGTATGGTTGCTGCAGACCAGACGACTTTCGATTATCTGAAAGGCCGTCCGTTTGCACCGAAAGGCGCCGACTGGGATGCCGCTGTTGAATACTGGTCAACCCTGAAAACCGACGCAGGTGCCAAGTTTGATGCCGAACTGGTACTGGATGGTGCGGCGATCGAACCACAAGTGACCTGGGGTACTAACCCAGGCCAGGTGATCAGCATCAACACGCCGATCCCGGCACCGGAAGATTTTGCTGACCCGGTAGCCCGTAGTTCCGCGCAAAAAGCGCTGGAATACATGGCACTGACTGCCGGTCAGAAACTGTCTGACGTGAAAATCGACAAAGCCTTTATCGGTTCCTGCACCAATGGCCGTATCGAAGATATTCGTGCCGCTGCTGCCGTCGCGAAAGGCCGTAAAGTGGCGCCGGGTGTACAGGCACTGGTTGTTCCTGGTTCACAGCAGGTGAAAGCGCAGGCTGAAGCGGAAGGTCTGGACAAGATCCTGACCGAAGCCGGTTTTGAATGGCGTCTGCCAGGTTGCTCTATGTGTCTGGCGATGAACAACGACCGTCTGGAACCGGGCGAGCGTTGTGCTGCCACCAGCAACCGTAACTTCGAAGGCCGTCAGGGCCGTGGTGGTCGTACTCACCTGGTCAGCCCTGCCATGGCTGCGGCTGCCGCGATTACCGGTCATTTCGTTGACGTTCGTGAACTGTAA
- the leuB gene encoding 3-isopropylmalate dehydrogenase, with protein sequence MASYQIAVLPGDGIGPEVMAEAIKVLDKVQSVFGIEFKFSQHDVGGIAIDNHGCPLPASTLQACEAADAVLFGSVGGPKWEHLPPNEQPERGALLPLRGHFKLFCNLRPAQIHKGLNALSPLRADISDRGFDIVCVRELTGGIYFGQPKGREGAGDMEKAFDTEVYHRYEIERIAKIAFESARVRRHKVTSIDKANVLQSSILWRQVVTEVAKDYPDVELNHMYIDNATMQLVKDPSQFDILLCSNLFGDILSDECAMITGSMGMLPSASLNADGFGLYEPAGGSAPDIAGKGIANPVAQILSAALMLRYSFKEENAALAIERAIAETLADGYFTGDLTQGAGKHPVQSTSDMGSQIAARIREI encoded by the coding sequence ATGGCAAGTTACCAAATCGCGGTGTTGCCCGGTGATGGCATCGGTCCGGAAGTAATGGCCGAAGCGATCAAGGTACTGGACAAGGTTCAGTCCGTTTTTGGCATCGAATTCAAATTCAGTCAGCATGATGTCGGTGGGATCGCTATCGACAATCACGGCTGCCCGCTGCCAGCAAGCACACTGCAAGCCTGTGAAGCCGCTGATGCGGTACTGTTCGGCTCAGTTGGCGGCCCGAAATGGGAACACCTGCCACCGAACGAACAACCGGAACGTGGTGCATTGCTGCCATTACGTGGTCATTTCAAACTGTTCTGTAACCTGCGCCCGGCTCAGATCCACAAAGGTCTGAATGCGCTGTCACCACTGCGTGCTGATATCTCAGATCGCGGTTTCGACATCGTTTGTGTGCGTGAACTGACCGGTGGTATCTATTTCGGTCAGCCGAAAGGCCGTGAAGGCGCTGGCGATATGGAAAAAGCGTTTGATACCGAGGTGTATCACCGCTATGAAATCGAACGTATCGCCAAGATCGCGTTTGAATCAGCCCGTGTTCGTCGCCACAAAGTAACCTCTATCGACAAAGCCAACGTACTGCAGAGTTCTATTCTGTGGCGTCAGGTGGTAACTGAAGTCGCGAAAGATTATCCGGATGTGGAACTGAACCACATGTATATCGATAACGCGACCATGCAGCTGGTGAAAGATCCATCCCAGTTCGACATTCTGCTGTGCTCTAACCTGTTCGGCGACATCCTGTCTGACGAATGCGCGATGATCACCGGTTCTATGGGCATGCTGCCTTCTGCCAGCCTGAATGCCGACGGCTTTGGTCTGTATGAGCCAGCTGGTGGTTCTGCACCAGACATCGCCGGTAAAGGCATTGCCAACCCGGTTGCGCAGATCCTGTCTGCCGCACTGATGCTGCGTTACAGCTTCAAAGAAGAAAACGCAGCCCTTGCGATTGAACGCGCAATTGCCGAAACACTGGCTGATGGTTACTTCACCGGTGACCTGACACAAGGCGCAGGCAAACATCCGGTGCAGAGCACCAGCGATATGGGTTCACAGATTGCCGCACGCATCCGGGAGATCTAA
- the leuA gene encoding 2-isopropylmalate synthase: MSDRVIIFDTTLRDGEQALPASLTVREKLQIALALERLGVDVMEVGFPVSSPGDFESVQTIARQIKNSRVCALSRALQKDIDAAAEALKVADQFRIHTFLATSTIHVESKLKKSFEDVLEMGINAVKYARRFTDDVEFSCEDAGRTPIDNLCRMVEAAINAGARTINIPDTVGYTIPSEFGGIIHNLFNRVPNIDKAVISVHCHDDLGLSVANSISAVQMGARQVECTINGIGERAGNTSLEEVAMILRTRQDLIGVHTNIKHQEIHRTSQLVSQLCNMPVQPNKAIVGANAFSHSSGIHQDGVLKAKNTYEIITPESVGLNQNTLNLTSRSGRHVIKHRLALLGYPEGSYDLDQIYTSFLQLADKKGQVFDYDLEALLFFSQIQEEPEHFKLNYLSVQSGGSIMATASVRMKVGDEEVTEAATGNGPVDAVYQCINRITGYEINISKYDLKSKGIGKDALGQVDIVAEFKGRKFHGMGLATDIVESSAQALVHVINNIYRALQVAEHKERFAQKTVMETL; the protein is encoded by the coding sequence ATGTCAGATCGCGTCATCATATTCGATACCACCTTGCGGGATGGCGAACAGGCATTGCCAGCCAGCTTAACAGTACGTGAGAAATTGCAGATCGCGCTGGCACTGGAACGGCTGGGTGTTGACGTGATGGAAGTTGGTTTCCCGGTATCCTCCCCCGGTGATTTTGAATCCGTCCAGACTATCGCCCGTCAGATCAAAAACAGCCGCGTCTGTGCATTGTCCCGCGCCTTGCAGAAAGACATTGATGCCGCTGCCGAAGCACTGAAAGTAGCGGATCAGTTCCGTATCCACACCTTCCTGGCCACCTCTACCATTCACGTTGAAAGCAAGCTGAAAAAGAGCTTCGAAGACGTGCTGGAGATGGGTATCAACGCCGTGAAATACGCGCGTCGTTTCACCGATGACGTCGAGTTTTCCTGTGAAGATGCGGGCCGTACGCCAATCGACAATCTGTGTCGTATGGTGGAAGCGGCGATCAACGCCGGTGCCCGTACCATCAACATCCCGGATACCGTCGGTTACACCATTCCGTCAGAATTTGGTGGCATCATTCATAACCTGTTCAACCGTGTACCGAACATTGATAAAGCGGTTATCTCTGTGCATTGTCATGATGATTTGGGTTTGTCCGTTGCGAACTCAATCAGTGCCGTGCAGATGGGCGCCCGTCAGGTCGAATGTACCATTAATGGTATCGGCGAACGGGCGGGTAATACCTCATTAGAAGAAGTCGCGATGATCCTGAGAACTCGTCAGGATCTGATTGGTGTGCACACCAATATCAAGCATCAGGAAATTCACCGCACCAGCCAGTTGGTCAGCCAGTTGTGCAACATGCCGGTACAGCCGAACAAAGCAATTGTCGGTGCCAACGCCTTCTCGCATAGCTCCGGTATCCATCAGGATGGCGTGCTGAAAGCCAAGAACACCTACGAAATCATCACCCCGGAAAGCGTGGGTTTGAACCAGAACACCCTGAACCTGACTTCCCGCTCTGGTCGTCATGTCATCAAGCATCGTCTGGCGTTGCTGGGTTATCCGGAAGGTTCTTATGATTTGGATCAGATTTACACCAGCTTCCTGCAATTGGCTGATAAAAAAGGCCAAGTGTTCGATTATGATTTGGAAGCCTTGTTGTTCTTCAGTCAGATCCAGGAAGAGCCTGAGCATTTCAAACTGAATTACCTGAGTGTGCAGTCCGGTGGCAGCATCATGGCGACCGCCAGTGTGCGCATGAAAGTCGGCGACGAAGAAGTCACTGAAGCCGCGACAGGTAATGGTCCGGTGGATGCAGTGTACCAATGCATCAACCGCATCACCGGCTATGAAATCAATATCAGCAAATACGATCTGAAGAGCAAAGGCATTGGTAAAGATGCGCTGGGTCAGGTGGATATCGTGGCGGAATTCAAAGGTCGTAAATTCCACGGCATGGGCTTGGCCACTGACATCGTGGAATCGTCTGCGCAAGCCTTGGTGCATGTGATCAATAATATTTATCGTGCTTTGCAGGTCGCAGAGCATAAAGAACGTTTCGCACAAAAAACAGTCATGGAGACTCTGTAA
- a CDS encoding protein adenylyltransferase SelO, with the protein MAFLHFDNRFIRELPGDPLTLNQPRQVHAAFWSAVTPAPVPQPQLIASSAEVAALLGISLAELQQPAWVAALSGNGLLDGMSPFATCYGGHQFGNWAGQLGDGRAISLGELIHNDLRWELQLKGAGVTPYSRRGDGKAVLRSSIREFLCSEAMFHLGVPTTRALSLVLTGEQIWRDMFYDGNPQQEPGAIVCRVAPSFIRFGHFQLPAMRGESDLLNQLIDFTIDRDFPHLSAQPATVRRGVWFSEVCITTAKLMVEWTRVGFVHGVMNTDNMSILGLTIDYGPYGWVDNFDLNWTPNTTDAEGLRYCFGRQPAIARWNLERLAEALGTVMTDHAILAQGIEMFDETFAQEMAAMLAAKLGWQQWLPEDSELVNRLFDLLQQAEVDMTLFFRRLALVDVSAPDLTVLADAFYRDDLFCQHQPAFTQWLTNYSQRVLSEGVLPAERAARMNQVNPVYVLRNYLAQQVIDAAEQGNYQPIAELLEVLRQPYTEQSGKEAYAQKRPDWARHKPGCSMLSCSS; encoded by the coding sequence ATGGCATTTCTGCATTTTGATAACCGCTTTATCCGGGAACTACCGGGGGATCCGCTGACACTGAACCAGCCTCGTCAGGTACATGCGGCTTTTTGGTCAGCGGTCACACCGGCACCGGTGCCGCAACCGCAACTGATCGCCAGCTCAGCGGAAGTTGCTGCTTTACTTGGTATTTCATTGGCTGAGTTACAGCAGCCAGCGTGGGTGGCCGCGTTGTCGGGCAATGGTTTACTGGACGGAATGTCACCGTTTGCGACCTGTTACGGCGGTCATCAGTTTGGTAACTGGGCCGGACAACTCGGTGATGGGCGGGCCATCAGTCTTGGTGAACTGATCCATAACGATCTGCGCTGGGAGCTGCAGCTCAAAGGCGCGGGTGTCACTCCGTATTCCCGCCGTGGTGACGGCAAAGCAGTGCTGCGTTCTTCGATCCGGGAATTTCTGTGCAGCGAAGCGATGTTCCATCTCGGGGTGCCGACCACACGGGCACTGAGCCTGGTGCTGACCGGTGAGCAGATCTGGCGGGATATGTTTTATGACGGCAATCCGCAACAGGAACCGGGCGCGATTGTCTGCCGGGTTGCACCTTCCTTTATCCGTTTTGGTCATTTTCAGCTGCCTGCGATGCGTGGTGAATCAGACTTACTGAATCAGCTGATCGATTTCACCATTGATCGTGATTTTCCGCATTTGTCTGCCCAACCAGCAACCGTGCGCCGGGGGGTGTGGTTCAGCGAAGTGTGCATCACCACGGCAAAGCTGATGGTGGAATGGACGCGGGTTGGTTTCGTGCATGGGGTCATGAACACCGACAACATGTCGATTCTCGGGCTGACGATTGATTACGGCCCGTATGGCTGGGTGGATAATTTCGATCTGAACTGGACGCCGAACACCACCGATGCGGAAGGGTTGCGTTACTGCTTTGGCCGGCAACCGGCGATTGCGCGCTGGAATCTGGAGCGGCTGGCGGAAGCCTTAGGCACTGTGATGACCGATCACGCTATTCTGGCGCAGGGCATCGAGATGTTTGATGAGACGTTTGCTCAGGAAATGGCGGCGATGCTGGCCGCTAAATTGGGTTGGCAGCAATGGTTGCCGGAAGACAGCGAGCTGGTCAACCGGCTGTTTGATTTGTTGCAGCAAGCTGAAGTTGATATGACGCTGTTCTTCCGCCGGTTAGCTCTAGTGGATGTTTCGGCTCCGGATCTGACCGTGCTTGCGGATGCTTTTTACCGGGATGATCTGTTTTGTCAGCATCAGCCAGCCTTTACGCAGTGGCTGACTAATTACAGTCAGCGGGTCTTAAGCGAAGGTGTTTTGCCGGCAGAGCGGGCTGCCCGGATGAATCAGGTTAACCCCGTTTATGTGTTGCGTAATTATCTGGCTCAACAGGTTATTGATGCCGCAGAGCAGGGAAATTATCAGCCGATCGCCGAGCTGCTGGAGGTGCTGCGGCAGCCTTATACTGAACAGTCCGGCAAAGAGGCTTATGCCCAAAAACGGCCGGATTGGGCGCGGCACAAACCCGGCTGTTCGATGCTGTCCTGCAGTTCATAG
- a CDS encoding MBL fold metallo-hydrolase, translating to MLHDSVTKIALAVTGIILIAIALCWLLLQPGGDIGNYKNYYINDAAAPHPGAVKITFLGAASLLIDDGETQLMVDGFISRKPLWQVATSQLSTDKAATDALLSKLQVNRLQAVFASHSHYDHALDIAYIAQRTGAKLYGSSSTLNIGKGAGLPSGQMQLYTPDKALQIGQFSITVMPSRHTPPIAYINDDIGEEITAPLSQPARVSAYKEGGSYDFLIRHGTISFFIKPDTNFITGKLDKIQADVLFLGTAMFGKQKPEFQQAFYDETVGKVRPKRVIPIHWDNFFQPLSDHLEAMPQVVDNLEQGFDFLISRTKNDNIEFSILQGYQSLIISPTGQPPA from the coding sequence ATGTTGCATGACTCTGTCACCAAAATAGCCTTGGCTGTTACAGGCATTATCCTGATTGCCATTGCCCTGTGCTGGTTGCTGTTGCAACCCGGTGGTGATATCGGGAACTATAAAAACTACTACATCAATGATGCCGCAGCACCTCATCCCGGCGCGGTGAAAATTACCTTTCTTGGCGCCGCGTCACTGTTAATTGATGATGGTGAAACGCAGCTGATGGTTGATGGTTTCATCTCGCGAAAACCGCTCTGGCAGGTCGCCACCTCTCAATTATCCACCGATAAAGCAGCCACCGATGCACTACTCAGCAAACTGCAGGTGAACAGACTGCAGGCGGTGTTTGCCAGTCATTCCCATTATGATCACGCCCTGGATATTGCTTATATCGCACAGCGCACCGGGGCCAAGCTGTATGGCTCATCTTCAACACTGAATATCGGTAAAGGTGCAGGTTTGCCTTCCGGACAAATGCAGCTTTATACGCCGGATAAAGCACTGCAAATCGGCCAATTCAGCATCACCGTAATGCCATCCCGGCACACGCCGCCTATCGCGTATATCAACGATGATATCGGTGAAGAGATCACCGCGCCCCTGTCACAACCGGCCAGAGTCAGTGCGTATAAAGAAGGCGGTTCTTATGACTTTCTGATCCGGCATGGAACAATCAGTTTTTTTATTAAACCAGATACCAATTTCATCACCGGTAAATTAGATAAGATCCAGGCTGATGTCCTGTTTCTGGGAACCGCCATGTTCGGAAAACAAAAGCCGGAATTTCAGCAGGCCTTCTATGATGAAACCGTCGGGAAAGTGCGGCCAAAACGGGTCATTCCAATCCATTGGGATAACTTCTTCCAGCCGTTATCGGATCATTTAGAAGCCATGCCGCAGGTGGTGGATAATTTAGAGCAGGGCTTTGATTTTCTTATTTCCAGAACAAAAAACGACAATATCGAATTCAGCATTCTGCAGGGTTATCAGAGCCTGATAATCAGCCCGACCGGACAACCGCCGGCATAA
- a CDS encoding DUF6962 family protein, whose amino-acid sequence MLVSSPTELTTSLTDVMLAIESIGILLAFREHRWHHQIWRWIFGLLAFSSLLGSIAHGLEMPENLRELLWKPLYLSLGIMMALFLVAAIADGADIATAKRLIPYSIAVGIVFFALTELFNGIFIVFILYEAIVMLSALLIYAFLACSHHQPGAAVISVAILINLLAAGVQSSDLSITLLLPFDHNGLFHLIQIVGIGLLALGAYRIAENKKQQNQEAYVA is encoded by the coding sequence ATGTTAGTTTCGTCACCCACAGAACTGACCACCAGCCTCACTGATGTCATGCTGGCGATTGAAAGCATCGGTATTCTTCTGGCCTTTCGGGAGCATCGCTGGCACCACCAGATCTGGCGCTGGATATTTGGTCTGCTGGCTTTTTCTTCTCTGCTGGGAAGCATTGCCCACGGACTGGAAATGCCGGAAAACCTCCGTGAACTGCTCTGGAAACCACTCTATCTAAGCCTGGGAATTATGATGGCGCTGTTTCTGGTCGCAGCCATTGCAGACGGGGCTGACATTGCGACCGCAAAACGCCTGATCCCGTACAGTATCGCTGTCGGTATTGTCTTTTTTGCCTTAACGGAACTGTTTAACGGCATCTTTATCGTCTTCATCCTGTATGAAGCCATTGTCATGCTGAGCGCGCTGCTGATTTATGCTTTTCTTGCCTGTTCTCACCACCAGCCAGGGGCCGCCGTTATCTCGGTCGCTATTCTGATCAACCTGCTTGCGGCTGGTGTACAGAGCAGCGATTTATCCATCACCTTGCTGCTGCCGTTTGATCACAATGGTCTGTTCCATCTGATCCAGATTGTGGGCATTGGCTTATTAGCCCTTGGCGCATACCGCATCGCAGAAAACAAAAAACAGCAGAATCAGGAGGCGTATGTTGCATGA
- a CDS encoding polysaccharide pyruvyl transferase family protein translates to MTTTSIPTILFGAFDRHNFGDLLFPHIAAALLPDTPVLFAGLAAVDLRQYGGHQVQSLPQLAAEWGKSPVNLMHVGGEILTCDAWLTAVMLLPQQQVQPVIARFDRQPAERLAWAQQQLRLAGLAPYCADRALFPQMHRMIYNGVGGVDFNDYPADFRAEVIRKLKAAEVVSVRDRQTFSQLKSYGIDAQLIPDPAVMVEDLFTPKIRQHAKSAEIAQIKKTCPQGYIAVQFSADFGDDMTLATIAAQLDKVVAGTGYAVVLFRAGAAPWHDNLACYQRVASRMSAPAVILFESLNIWDICALIADSRLYCGSSLHGRIIAMAFALPRVNLCHAEQRACVTKQAAFAATWDLSALPATVAPEEMAQGIVDVLAVDRDALQQKARELVRRYRQGFTALCAGLK, encoded by the coding sequence ATGACTACTACCAGCATTCCCACCATCCTGTTTGGTGCCTTTGATCGCCATAATTTTGGTGATCTGCTGTTTCCCCATATAGCCGCTGCATTGCTGCCAGATACTCCTGTGCTTTTTGCCGGACTGGCCGCGGTGGATTTACGCCAATATGGCGGTCATCAGGTTCAGTCTCTCCCGCAACTTGCCGCTGAGTGGGGTAAAAGCCCGGTCAATCTGATGCATGTGGGCGGTGAAATCCTGACATGTGATGCCTGGCTGACCGCAGTTATGCTGTTACCTCAGCAACAGGTGCAGCCTGTGATTGCCCGCTTTGATCGCCAACCGGCGGAAAGATTAGCTTGGGCACAACAGCAGTTGAGGCTTGCCGGATTAGCCCCCTATTGCGCAGATCGGGCGTTATTCCCGCAGATGCACCGCATGATTTACAACGGCGTGGGTGGGGTGGATTTTAATGATTACCCGGCTGATTTTCGGGCGGAAGTTATCCGCAAACTGAAAGCAGCAGAGGTAGTCAGTGTCAGAGATCGGCAGACATTCTCACAGCTGAAATCTTACGGTATCGACGCACAGCTCATCCCGGATCCGGCGGTGATGGTGGAGGATCTGTTCACCCCGAAAATCCGGCAACATGCTAAATCAGCTGAAATAGCCCAGATAAAAAAGACCTGCCCGCAAGGCTATATAGCCGTGCAGTTCAGTGCTGATTTCGGCGATGATATGACGCTTGCAACCATCGCCGCACAGCTGGATAAAGTCGTTGCCGGAACCGGTTATGCTGTCGTCCTCTTCCGCGCCGGGGCCGCCCCCTGGCATGATAATTTGGCTTGTTATCAGCGCGTCGCATCCCGTATGTCAGCACCAGCGGTCATCCTTTTCGAATCACTTAATATCTGGGATATCTGTGCACTGATTGCTGACAGCCGGCTCTATTGCGGCAGTAGCCTGCACGGTCGCATCATCGCGATGGCTTTTGCCCTGCCCCGCGTGAATTTGTGCCATGCTGAACAGAGAGCGTGCGTAACGAAACAAGCGGCGTTCGCGGCGACATGGGATCTCTCAGCTCTGCCAGCGACGGTGGCGCCGGAAGAGATGGCACAAGGGATCGTTGATGTGCTGGCGGTCGATCGGGACGCGTTACAGCAGAAAGCCCGCGAACTGGTGCGACGTTATCGTCAGGGGTTCACCGCTCTCTGTGCCGGACTGAAATAA
- a CDS encoding DUF1456 family protein — translation MTNNDILRRLRYTFDFNDSKMIAVFGLADHQVTRAQVSSWLKNDSDPDYQSCNDATFALFLNGLINEKRGKREGAQPAPEQSLTNNIIFRKLKIALDMKDDDILAIMELADLRISKHELSAFFRKADHKHYRECKDQILRNFLKGIQLKYRPGDQSETFE, via the coding sequence GTGACCAATAATGATATTCTGCGCCGTCTCCGCTATACCTTTGACTTTAACGATTCCAAAATGATCGCTGTGTTTGGCCTGGCTGATCATCAGGTAACCCGGGCGCAAGTCAGCAGTTGGTTAAAAAACGACTCCGATCCAGATTATCAATCATGTAATGACGCCACCTTTGCTCTGTTCCTGAACGGTTTGATTAATGAAAAACGCGGGAAAAGAGAAGGCGCACAACCTGCACCAGAGCAATCGTTAACCAATAACATCATCTTCCGCAAATTGAAGATCGCGTTAGATATGAAAGACGATGACATCCTGGCCATCATGGAGCTGGCTGATTTACGGATCAGCAAACACGAACTGAGTGCATTCTTCCGCAAGGCAGATCATAAGCATTACCGTGAGTGTAAAGATCAGATACTGCGGAACTTCCTGAAAGGTATTCAGCTTAAATACCGTCCTGGCGATCAATCTGAGACCTTCGAGTAA
- a CDS encoding zinc ribbon domain-containing protein YjdM — MSGLPQCPKCNSEYTYEDGNMYVCPECANEWSKDAAESTEETKVFRDAHGNELQDGDTVTVIKDLKVKGSSLVVKIGTKVKNIRLIDGDHDIDCKIDGIGAMQLKTEFVKKA, encoded by the coding sequence ATGAGCGGATTACCACAATGTCCGAAATGTAATTCGGAATACACTTACGAAGATGGCAACATGTATGTTTGCCCTGAGTGTGCCAATGAATGGTCAAAAGATGCCGCTGAAAGCACAGAAGAAACCAAAGTCTTCCGCGATGCGCACGGCAACGAACTTCAGGATGGCGATACCGTCACGGTGATCAAAGATCTGAAGGTAAAAGGCTCTTCATTAGTGGTTAAAATCGGCACTAAAGTAAAAAATATCCGTCTGATCGATGGTGATCATGACATCGACTGCAAAATCGATGGCATCGGTGCCATGCAGCTGAAAACGGAATTCGTTAAAAAAGCATAA
- a CDS encoding RNA-binding S4 domain-containing protein — protein MKEIEINKEPVELYKILKFESIVSSGGEAKAVIDDGQVLVNGEVETRKRKKIVAGDIIEFMNEKFKIVLNKDMQV, from the coding sequence ATGAAAGAAATCGAAATTAACAAAGAACCTGTTGAACTCTACAAGATATTGAAATTTGAAAGCATTGTATCCAGTGGTGGTGAAGCCAAAGCGGTAATTGATGATGGTCAGGTTTTGGTAAATGGCGAAGTTGAAACCAGAAAACGAAAGAAAATCGTTGCCGGCGATATCATTGAATTTATGAATGAAAAATTCAAAATCGTATTAAATAAAGACATGCAAGTCTGA
- a CDS encoding DUF1294 domain-containing protein — MFIVIFYFIISVVTYITYAIDKSAAEQNRWRIQENTLHMLALVGGWPGALIAQRTLRHKTQKISFQIVYWATVGFNLAGLVWIISNPELMF; from the coding sequence ATGTTTATTGTCATTTTTTATTTCATCATCAGTGTCGTCACCTACATCACTTACGCAATAGATAAGTCTGCTGCTGAACAGAACCGCTGGCGAATCCAGGAAAACACACTGCATATGCTTGCTTTAGTCGGCGGCTGGCCTGGCGCGTTGATAGCGCAGAGAACGCTGCGGCATAAAACGCAGAAAATATCGTTCCAGATAGTTTACTGGGCAACCGTGGGTTTCAATCTGGCCGGGTTGGTCTGGATCATCTCAAACCCGGAACTGATGTTTTAA